In Tsuneonella sp. CC-YZS046, the genomic window TTTCGTGGGCGGCCCGATCGGCGCGATCGCCGGCGGGGTCAACGTCAAGAAGGGTGAAGCCAACGTCACCCTGTCCATCGTCAATGCCCGCACCACGGTGGAAGAGGCGATGACCGAAGGCTATGCCCGCAAGTCCGACGTCAGCTTCGGCGGCGGCGGCGGCGGTCTGTTCGGCGGCGGCGTGTTCGCCGGCGCGGGCGGCGGCGGTTATCAGAACACGCAGATCGGCCAGATCATCGTGCTGGCCTATCTCGACGCCTATACCAAGCTGGTCAGCGAGCTGGGCGGATTGCCGGCGGATGCCGCCGCGGCGGCGCCGCAAGCCAAGGAATAAGGCAACTCCCGGCATTGCCGGAACCAGATCGGGCGGGGCCGCGAGGCTCCGCCTTTTTTGCACCCGCGCCGCGCACCGATCCTCTTTCCAGCGCTTGACCGCACATCGTCTCTCCCCCAGATTGCGTAACGCTGAGCATGTGGTCAGCCCAATCCGCGCGGGGCGGAATAACCGACAGAGGATGAACCGATGGCCAAATATGTGCTGCTTGCAATGACCAACCCGATCCCGGGCCGGGACGCGGAGTTCAACGACTGGTACGACAACGTAGCCTACCCCACCTACAAGTCGCTGCCGGGGCTGGTGCCGCTGGGCCGCTTCAAGGCCGTCGACGTCCCCAAGATGTTCCCGTTCCAGATGGACAACCAGTTCCAGTATCTTTCGATCTATTATTTCGAGGCCGACGATCCCGCCGCCTTCATGGACAGGCTGAAGGAAACCTTCCCGGACCGGCCGGAATACAGCTTCTCCGAGGATATCGACCAGAGCCGCTTCTTCGAGCCGATCTATGTCGCTGTGGGCGACATCAATTTCGCGCCGCTCGACCGCTACGAGGCGCTCAAGCGGTAAAGCCCGCAAGGATCTGTCGGCCACCCGGCATCGGCGCAAGGCCGCCACTTCATTGCAAGGACGCGGTGGAGTGGCGCCCTTGCCCGTTCATCGGGGCCATCAATGGATCGGGGCCGGGGCCTTCCCCGCTCACGAATAGCCGAGGTGCGACACGTCGTTGAAGCTGCGCAATTGCCACCCGCCATCCTTGGTGACGATCAGCCGGGTGATCGAAGTATTCTCGACGCCGACAAAGGCAAAGGGGCGGCTTCTGGCGGCCTGCCGGCAGATTTCGCTGATCGTGGCGGCGTGGCTGAGCGCGACGGAAGTGGTGCCCGGCCCGGTCCGGGCGACGACCTCCGCGATTCCCCGGCTTACGCGTTCGGCGAAGGAGGCCGCGCTTTCCGCCTGCGGGATCACGTCCCAGCGTTCCTCGACATAGGCCTGCGAGATCAGCGGATGGCCGGATGACGCGTATTCGTAATAGCTGTGCTCCCACTCGCCGAGATGTATCTCTCTCAAGTCGTCGATCACCACCGGCTGGATTCCCGTCGCGGCGACCAGCGGTTCGGCGGTCTGGTGCGTCCGCCGCAGCGGCGTGACGAAGATATGGGCAATCGCCTCCCTGGAAAGCTGGCTGGCAAGCGCCTGCGCCTGGAGGTGCCCATCCGGCGACAGTTCCGGATCGGACAGGGTGAGTTCCCCCAGCTGGAGAGTATTCACCGTCGGGCCCACGCTCGATCCATGGCGGACGAGTATGATCTGGCGGGCGCCTTCCGGCATCAGGAAACGCGCCTGCCCGGTGTGATGGATGGTTTCGGTTCCGCTCGACATTCTGGCTTGCCGGACCCTGGGGGCCTGGCTCCTCCTTGCTGCTGGCTGATGCGGCATCCGCAATATCGGCCCGTAAAGTCTTTGGCAAACCGCGCCGCTCGCTACCTATTCTCTTGCCAGCCCTCTTCGCCGATCAGCGGCACGAACATGACCGTGGCGAGATTTTCCACATCGAAACGTGTCTCGCCGGTGCGCGTTACCTTGCATAGCTTCTGCTTGCCGGTGTCTCCCACCGGGATGACGAGGCGGCCGCCCATCGCCAGTTGCCGCTTGAGCGCGTTCGGCACCTCCGGCGCCCCGGCCGCGACGAGGATCGCGTCGAACGGGGCTTCCTGCTCGAGGCCCCTGGTGCCGTCGCCGGCCCGGATCTCCACATTGGCGTAGCCGAGCGCGGCGATGCGCTCCCGCGCCAGACTGGCCAGCGCCGGATGACGCTCGATCGCAAACACCCGCCGGGCGATCCGGCCAAGGACCGCGGCGGCATAGCCGGAACCGGCGCCCACTTCGAGGACCCGGTCGTCCGGCTCGACCTCGGCCGCCTCGATCATGGCGGCCACGATATAGGGCTGCGAAATCGTCTGCTCTTCCTCGATCGGCAGCGCCGAATCCTCATAGGCGAACTCTTCCAGCCCCTCGCGCACGAAGCGCTCGCGCGGCACCGTCCGCATCGCTTCGAGCACACGCTTGTCGCGGATGCCACGACCGGCAAGCTGGACGTCCACCATATGATCGCGAAGCCTGTCATACTCGGCCATGGGCCTCTTCCCTCGCGATCGTTTCGATGCCCTGCCCTGACGGGGCCGCTTCATCCTGCCTCAGCCATTTCCCTTGCGGCGACGGGTTTCCCAGCCTTTCCTGGCCGCGGCGGATCGCTTTTCCGGGCTTTGGCTGGAACCGCCTGTTCGGCCGCCCTTCCGGGAGGAGGCGTGACTCTCCTTCCTGCCTCTTCCGGAACCCGACTTCTTGCCGCCGCCGGATTCCTTGTTCACCGTGGCCCAGGCGCGGCGCTCCGCCTCCTTGCTGCTGACGCCGCGATCCTTGTAGCCTTCTTCGATATGTTCGGCCTTGCGCTTCTGCTTGTCGGTATAGCTGCTCTTGTCGCCTCGAGGCATGGCTGCTCTCCTTTGCCCCATCCGCCCGATCAGCGCGCGAAACCGCTATGCGTTCCCCATGGACAGGCGCGTCATCCGGCGGGCGGGCTCAAGAGCCTGCGGGATGGGACGGCTCCCTTGCCGCCGCCGTTTCACTGCGGGCGACCGGCATGGTTTGCGCAAGCATGGCCGGCATGATAGCCAAGCCGGGCGCGGGTCGCTGTTCCGCCCCCTATGCGCCCAGGTCCCTCCCTCTCTTCCGGAAGGCAGCGATGCAAAAACGACTAGCCGGCAAAATCGCCATCGTCCTGGGCGCGTCGAGCCGGGAAAACATGGGCCAGGCGATCGCGAGGCG contains:
- a CDS encoding protein-L-isoaspartate(D-aspartate) O-methyltransferase codes for the protein MAEYDRLRDHMVDVQLAGRGIRDKRVLEAMRTVPRERFVREGLEEFAYEDSALPIEEEQTISQPYIVAAMIEAAEVEPDDRVLEVGAGSGYAAAVLGRIARRVFAIERHPALASLARERIAALGYANVEIRAGDGTRGLEQEAPFDAILVAAGAPEVPNALKRQLAMGGRLVIPVGDTGKQKLCKVTRTGETRFDVENLATVMFVPLIGEEGWQENR
- a CDS encoding histidine phosphatase family protein produces the protein MSSGTETIHHTGQARFLMPEGARQIILVRHGSSVGPTVNTLQLGELTLSDPELSPDGHLQAQALASQLSREAIAHIFVTPLRRTHQTAEPLVAATGIQPVVIDDLREIHLGEWEHSYYEYASSGHPLISQAYVEERWDVIPQAESAASFAERVSRGIAEVVARTGPGTTSVALSHAATISEICRQAARSRPFAFVGVENTSITRLIVTKDGGWQLRSFNDVSHLGYS
- a CDS encoding plasmid stabilization protein — its product is MPRGDKSSYTDKQKRKAEHIEEGYKDRGVSSKEAERRAWATVNKESGGGKKSGSGRGRKESHASSRKGGRTGGSSQSPEKRSAAARKGWETRRRKGNG